ctttctatataTACCCCTCTTCTGCCATCAAGCCAACACATCCTCTTCTGGAACTCGAGCCGTACGGGCCCTCTTTTAATATCTATTGCGAAATCGATCTAAAACCTCTCTCTCCTTATCTGCATACACAAAACTAATACGAAACCAATGCtttctctcccttcttctttcgcTTCTCTCCGAGtgcctcttttttcttctttttctcctcaatccaaaacctttttgTTCTCGACTAATCGAAGGACTCCTCTGAGGATCTCGGCGGCGTCAACGGCGGCGCGGCCGCGGTCTCCACAGGCGGCGACGATGTACGAGCTGCTGGCGTTGGCGGAGACGGCGGGACCAGCGGAGATAAAGGCGGCGTACCGGCTGCAGGCGCGGCGGTGGCACCCGGACGCCTGCCGCTCCACCAGTGAGAAGACCTTCTTCGCTCAGCAGTTCATGCGGGCGCGAGAAGCCTACGAGGTCCTCTCAGACCCCGCCCTCCGCCGCGACTACGACCTCTCCCTCCGGGTCGCCGGCGGCGCTACGGTGAGGGCGCGGGGGAGAGAAGGGTTCGGGGACTGGGAGGCCCAACTGGAGGGGCTCTGGAGGTGGGCGGCCCGGCCAAGGCGGGAGGCGACTTGGGGGAGTAGGATGCGGGGCGGCGCCGCCCATCGATCTGATTGATTGATCGATGGACCGTTCCCTCTATCTTTTGGACGGTGAGGATGGAAGGATCTGCATCAAATCTTCTGGCGTATGACAGGATCTGACGTATAAAAACAATATAGCAGAGGCAGGCTGCAGCCTCCAGGAGAATATAGTTATTAAAAGAAGAGTTAATATATGACTAGGCACCGTAATAGCATCCGTGGCTTCTTCGTAATtgtttaaaaatgttcaaatttaTCTTCTACAATTCGTAATCATGGTTGTTGCTTACTATCTTTGTAAAAATCTTGTGAATCTTAAATATAGAATTATAAAATTCATTAGAGTGTCA
Above is a genomic segment from Phoenix dactylifera cultivar Barhee BC4 unplaced genomic scaffold, palm_55x_up_171113_PBpolish2nd_filt_p 001099F, whole genome shotgun sequence containing:
- the LOC103697846 gene encoding chaperone protein dnaJ 20, chloroplastic-like; translated protein: MYELLALAETAGPAEIKAAYRLQARRWHPDACRSTSEKTFFAQQFMRAREAYEVLSDPALRRDYDLSLRVAGGATVRARGREGFGDWEAQLEGLWRWAARPRREATWGSRMRGGAAHRSD